A single window of Shewanella sp. Choline-02u-19 DNA harbors:
- a CDS encoding alanine/glycine:cation symporter family protein, with translation MEAITEFIGMINGVVWGTPMLVLILGVGLFLTVGLRFMPILKLGTGFKLLWSGRIPDKDKNMKGEISPFNALMTSLSATIGTGNIAGVATAIFIGGPGALFWMWCTALVGMATKFAEAVLAVKYREVDDNGNHVGGPMYYIKNGLSSKWAWLGTAFALFGALAGFGIGNTVQANSVADALSSNFGVPSWVTGVVLMVLVGAVLMGGIKRIADVAGKLVPIMTIFYIGAGIAVLVVYASEIPAAFELIIHSAFNPVAAQGGFAGAAVWAAIRFGVARGVFSNEAGLGSAPIAHAAAQTNNPVAQGLVAMLGTFIDTLIVCTITGLAIIVSGAWTSGENGAALTSFAFSQAFPLGNYVVAIALSVFAFTTILGWSFYCEKCVQFLFGVKAIKPFRILWTLVVPLGAVSSLEFIWLLADTLNAMMAIPNLIALALLSPVVFALTKEYFLKKRETEAAEQ, from the coding sequence ATGGAAGCTATTACTGAATTTATTGGCATGATTAACGGTGTAGTGTGGGGGACTCCTATGCTGGTCTTGATCCTAGGGGTAGGGTTATTTCTCACTGTTGGTTTGCGTTTTATGCCGATTTTAAAGCTGGGCACTGGTTTTAAATTGTTATGGTCAGGTCGTATTCCTGACAAAGATAAGAACATGAAAGGTGAGATTAGCCCGTTTAACGCGCTAATGACGTCGCTCTCCGCAACGATCGGTACGGGTAATATTGCGGGTGTTGCTACCGCTATTTTTATTGGTGGCCCAGGTGCGCTTTTTTGGATGTGGTGTACGGCATTAGTCGGTATGGCAACCAAATTCGCAGAAGCGGTATTAGCGGTTAAATACCGTGAAGTGGATGACAATGGTAACCACGTCGGTGGCCCAATGTATTACATCAAGAACGGCCTTAGCTCTAAGTGGGCTTGGTTAGGCACCGCATTTGCGTTGTTTGGTGCACTGGCTGGGTTTGGTATTGGTAACACCGTACAGGCTAACTCAGTGGCTGATGCGTTAAGCAGTAATTTTGGCGTACCAAGTTGGGTTACCGGTGTGGTGCTGATGGTCTTAGTTGGTGCGGTATTGATGGGCGGTATTAAACGTATCGCTGATGTTGCCGGTAAACTCGTGCCGATTATGACGATATTCTATATAGGCGCTGGCATCGCAGTACTGGTGGTTTATGCTTCTGAAATCCCAGCAGCATTCGAACTGATTATCCACAGTGCCTTTAACCCTGTCGCGGCTCAAGGCGGTTTTGCGGGGGCAGCAGTTTGGGCCGCGATTCGCTTTGGTGTGGCACGTGGTGTGTTTTCTAACGAAGCGGGTCTTGGTAGCGCGCCAATAGCTCACGCTGCAGCGCAAACAAATAACCCCGTTGCTCAAGGATTAGTGGCGATGTTGGGGACGTTCATTGATACCTTAATCGTTTGTACTATTACTGGCTTAGCGATTATAGTGTCCGGCGCTTGGACTTCGGGTGAAAATGGGGCTGCATTGACCTCTTTTGCCTTCTCTCAAGCGTTCCCATTAGGCAATTATGTCGTGGCTATAGCCTTGAGTGTGTTTGCGTTTACAACCATCTTAGGTTGGAGCTTTTACTGTGAGAAGTGTGTACAGTTCTTGTTTGGTGTAAAGGCGATTAAGCCCTTTAGAATTCTTTGGACACTGGTAGTGCCATTAGGCGCTGTAAGCTCATTAGAGTTTATTTGGCTGTTAGCGGATACGCTGAATGCAATGATGGCAATACCGAACTTAATCGCATTGGCATTGCTGAGTCCGGTGGTATTTGCGTTGACCAAAGAATACTTTCTCAAGAAGCGTGAAACAGAGGCCGCAGAGCAGTAA
- a CDS encoding TorF family putative porin codes for MNKLLINTAAVTATALMSLSANAAVEANIGATSNYLWRGVTQTNDAVAVQGGIDYSHEVGFYAGTWASNVDFGNETSYEIDFYAGFAGSIGKEFGYDISYLYYAYPDADDSIDFGEATVALSWKWIEVSYAHVVNAGNDVTGDPTLDEKDMGYVQTTLTYPISDTLSIAAHYGYSTGDVVTAWYSTDNYADYSIALSKDTDFGTVSFMVSDTDLTDDDAKVLLGYSYSFDL; via the coding sequence ATGAACAAGCTACTTATCAATACCGCAGCCGTGACTGCAACAGCGCTAATGAGCCTATCGGCAAACGCCGCAGTAGAAGCCAATATTGGCGCCACTTCTAACTACTTATGGCGTGGTGTTACCCAAACCAATGATGCAGTAGCCGTTCAAGGTGGCATTGATTACAGCCACGAAGTCGGCTTCTACGCCGGAACATGGGCATCAAATGTCGATTTTGGTAACGAGACCAGTTATGAGATTGATTTCTATGCCGGCTTTGCTGGCAGCATAGGCAAAGAGTTTGGCTATGACATCAGCTATCTCTATTATGCTTACCCAGATGCTGACGACAGCATCGATTTTGGCGAAGCTACAGTGGCCCTTAGCTGGAAATGGATTGAAGTAAGCTACGCACATGTAGTCAATGCGGGAAATGATGTCACTGGCGACCCTACACTCGATGAAAAAGACATGGGTTACGTGCAAACCACATTAACTTACCCTATCTCAGATACTCTCTCAATTGCAGCGCACTATGGCTACTCAACAGGTGATGTCGTTACCGCTTGGTACAGTACCGACAACTACGCTGACTATTCGATTGCCCTCAGTAAAGACACAGATTTTGGTACTGTCTCTTTTATGGTCAGTGATACTGACTTAACAGATGATGATGCTAAAGTGCTGCTAGGGTATAGCTATAGCTTCGATTTGTAA
- a CDS encoding HU family DNA-binding protein, which produces MNKTELVAKMAESAELTKAEAARALKSFEETVAEAMKNGEKISIVGFGSFETSERAARTGRNPQTGKEIQIPAATVPKFKAGKTLKDSVN; this is translated from the coding sequence ATGAATAAGACTGAACTTGTTGCAAAAATGGCTGAATCTGCGGAACTCACTAAAGCTGAAGCCGCACGTGCGTTAAAATCTTTTGAAGAAACTGTTGCAGAAGCGATGAAGAATGGAGAAAAAATCTCTATTGTTGGTTTTGGCTCTTTTGAAACATCAGAGCGTGCTGCTCGCACAGGTCGTAACCCACAGACTGGCAAAGAAATCCAGATCCCTGCGGCTACCGTACCTAAGTTTAAAGCGGGTAAAACGCTTAAAGATAGCGTTAACTAA